One segment of Streptosporangium brasiliense DNA contains the following:
- a CDS encoding DUF4446 family protein: MLVTMWIAAGAAAGVVGVLIGSLALRQARGAAKDCDRILARQAVEGTGGPGDLRAIRDVAVFRYDALEEMTGELSFSVALMNGLGDGIVLTSINGRSETRTYVRPLRGGKGRQPLSPEEEHAVRAARLGLGPEVEPYFGRGEPRVRATASGQG; encoded by the coding sequence GTGTTGGTTACCATGTGGATCGCCGCGGGGGCCGCGGCCGGGGTCGTCGGCGTCCTGATCGGCTCTCTGGCGCTGCGGCAGGCGCGCGGCGCGGCGAAGGACTGCGACCGGATCCTCGCCAGACAGGCGGTCGAGGGGACCGGCGGTCCCGGAGACCTCAGGGCGATCAGGGATGTGGCGGTCTTCCGCTACGACGCGTTGGAGGAGATGACCGGGGAGCTGTCCTTCTCGGTCGCGCTGATGAACGGGCTCGGCGACGGGATCGTCCTGACCTCGATCAACGGCCGCTCGGAGACCCGCACCTACGTGCGCCCGCTCCGCGGCGGCAAGGGCCGCCAGCCCCTGTCCCCGGAGGAGGAGCACGCGGTGCGCGCGGCGCGGCTCGGTCTCGGCCCCGAGGTGGAGCCCTATTTCGGCCGGGGTGAGCCCCGCGTGCGGGCGACGGCTTCCGGCCAGGGGTGA
- the pheA gene encoding prephenate dehydratase, translating to MPKLAYLGPAGTFTEEALRILAPHAERLPCANISAALDAARRGEADGAVVPLENSLEGAIPTTLDEFAWGEPLLITAELLLPVEFSLLVRPGTEIGRIKRVFTHPAAITQCRNFIARELPDAVVVAAPSTAAAAQEVALPGSPYDAAIAACIAGEHYGLVELAARIGDRSDTVTRFVRVSRPGPPPEPTGSDRTSLVAFLTDDHPGALLEMLTEFSVRGVNLTRIESRPTGDGIGRYFFHFDFEGHVADARVGEAISGLHRVCADVRFLGSYPRADGVSPQVKPGTANGDFAEATDWLSRVRTGQV from the coding sequence ATGCCCAAACTCGCCTACCTGGGACCGGCGGGCACCTTCACCGAAGAGGCCCTGCGGATCCTGGCACCGCACGCCGAGCGCCTGCCGTGCGCCAACATCAGCGCGGCGCTGGACGCCGCCCGGCGGGGTGAGGCCGACGGCGCCGTCGTCCCCCTGGAGAACTCGCTCGAAGGCGCCATCCCGACGACCCTGGACGAGTTCGCCTGGGGGGAGCCACTGCTCATCACCGCCGAGCTGCTGCTGCCCGTCGAGTTCTCGCTCCTGGTCCGGCCCGGCACCGAGATCGGCCGCATCAAGCGGGTCTTCACCCACCCGGCGGCCATCACCCAGTGCCGCAACTTCATCGCCCGCGAGCTGCCCGACGCCGTGGTCGTCGCGGCCCCGTCGACCGCCGCCGCGGCCCAGGAGGTCGCCCTCCCCGGCTCACCGTATGACGCCGCCATCGCCGCGTGCATCGCCGGGGAGCACTACGGCCTGGTCGAGCTGGCCGCCCGGATCGGCGACCGCTCCGACACCGTGACCCGGTTCGTCCGGGTGTCCCGGCCCGGCCCGCCGCCCGAGCCCACCGGCTCCGACCGCACCAGCCTGGTGGCCTTCCTCACCGACGACCACCCGGGCGCGCTGCTGGAGATGCTCACCGAGTTCTCCGTGCGCGGCGTCAACCTGACCCGCATCGAGTCGCGGCCCACCGGCGACGGCATCGGCCGCTACTTCTTCCACTTCGACTTCGAGGGCCACGTGGCCGACGCCAGGGTCGGCGAGGCGATCTCCGGTCTTCACCGGGTCTGCGCCGACGTGCGCTTCCTCGGTAGCTACCCCCGTGCCGACGGCGTTTCGCCGCAGGTCAAGCCCGGCACGGCCAACGGTGACTTCGCCGAGGCCACGGACTGGCTCTCCAGGGTCCGCACCGGCCAGGTCTGA
- the serS gene encoding serine--tRNA ligase codes for MIDLRTLREDPDRLRASQRARGEDDSVVETLLDLDGRRRGALSRFETLRAEQKSIGKSVSRASGEEKTALLDRAKDLAAQVKSAEAEAEKLAKELDDLLYTIPNLVEEGAPAGGEDDYVVLEEIGEKPTFDFEPKDHLELGELLGAIDMERGAKVSGSRFFFLKGVGARLQLGLLNMAMQQAIEAGFVPMIPPVLVKPETMQGTGFLGAHASEVYHLADEDLFLVGTSEVPMAAYHADEILDGAALPYRYAGWSSCFRREAGSYGKDTRGIIRVHQFDKIEMFSYCRPEDASEEHQRLLAWEKEMLAKIEVPYRVIDTAAGDLGTSAARKFDCEAWVPTQGRYRELTSTSNCTDFQARRLAVRYRDKDGKPQHAATLNGTLATTRWIVAILENHQQADGSVVVPKALRPYVGLDVLEPVK; via the coding sequence GTGATTGACCTGCGTACCCTTCGTGAGGATCCCGACCGGCTACGGGCGTCGCAGCGTGCCCGCGGTGAGGACGACTCCGTCGTCGAAACGCTGCTCGACCTCGACGGCCGCCGTCGCGGCGCGCTGAGTCGCTTCGAGACGCTGCGCGCCGAGCAGAAGAGCATCGGCAAGTCGGTCTCCCGCGCCTCCGGCGAGGAGAAGACCGCACTCCTCGACCGGGCCAAGGATCTCGCGGCGCAGGTCAAGTCGGCCGAGGCCGAGGCCGAGAAGCTGGCCAAGGAGCTCGACGACCTGCTCTACACGATCCCCAACCTCGTGGAGGAGGGGGCTCCGGCGGGCGGCGAGGACGACTACGTAGTGCTGGAGGAGATCGGCGAGAAGCCGACCTTCGACTTCGAGCCCAAGGACCACCTGGAGCTCGGCGAGCTGCTCGGCGCGATCGACATGGAGCGCGGCGCGAAGGTCTCCGGCTCGCGGTTCTTCTTCCTCAAGGGCGTCGGTGCGCGGCTCCAGCTCGGGCTGCTCAACATGGCCATGCAGCAGGCGATCGAGGCGGGCTTCGTCCCGATGATCCCGCCGGTTCTGGTCAAGCCCGAGACGATGCAGGGCACCGGCTTCCTCGGCGCCCACGCGAGCGAGGTCTACCACCTGGCCGACGAGGACCTGTTCCTGGTCGGCACCAGCGAGGTGCCCATGGCGGCCTACCACGCCGACGAGATCCTCGACGGCGCCGCGCTGCCCTACCGCTACGCCGGATGGTCCTCGTGCTTCCGCCGCGAGGCCGGCTCCTACGGCAAGGACACCCGGGGCATCATCCGCGTCCACCAGTTCGACAAGATCGAGATGTTCTCCTACTGCCGTCCCGAAGACGCGAGCGAGGAGCACCAGCGCCTGCTCGCCTGGGAGAAGGAGATGCTCGCCAAGATCGAGGTGCCCTACCGCGTCATCGACACCGCCGCGGGCGACCTGGGCACGAGCGCGGCGCGGAAGTTCGACTGCGAGGCGTGGGTCCCCACCCAGGGCCGCTACCGCGAGCTCACCTCGACCTCCAACTGCACCGACTTCCAGGCCCGCCGCCTGGCCGTGCGCTACCGCGACAAGGACGGCAAGCCCCAGCACGCGGCCACGCTGAACGGCACCCTGGCCACCACCCGCTGGATCGTGGCCATCCTGGAGAACCACCAGCAGGCCGACGGCTCCGTCGTGGTCCCCAAGGCCCTGCGCCCCTACGTCGGGCTCGACGTCCTCGAACCCGTCAAGTAA
- a CDS encoding TetR/AcrR family transcriptional regulator — MRRTSEETKAVILAAARERFAADGYQRATIRAIASDAGIDPAMVMRYFGNKEKLFAAAADFDLRFPDLNAIPRETVGKTLIAHFLDRWEDDEGMLILLRTGVTNEAVAARMRDIFALQLGPLIARLHGDPSQAPSRAGLASTQVLGMALCRYVLRLPPVVAMSRDEIVDWLGPTLQRYLLE, encoded by the coding sequence ATGAGGAGAACCTCCGAGGAGACCAAGGCCGTGATCCTGGCCGCGGCACGCGAGCGCTTCGCCGCGGACGGCTACCAGCGGGCCACCATCCGCGCCATCGCCTCGGACGCGGGCATCGACCCGGCCATGGTCATGCGCTACTTCGGCAACAAGGAGAAACTGTTCGCCGCAGCAGCCGACTTTGACCTGAGATTTCCGGATCTGAATGCGATCCCCCGCGAGACCGTGGGGAAGACGCTCATCGCCCACTTCCTGGATCGCTGGGAGGACGACGAGGGCATGCTGATCCTGCTGCGCACCGGCGTCACCAACGAGGCCGTCGCCGCGCGCATGCGCGACATCTTCGCCCTCCAGCTCGGCCCGCTGATCGCCCGCCTCCACGGCGACCCGTCCCAGGCCCCGTCACGGGCGGGGCTCGCCTCCACCCAGGTCCTCGGCATGGCCCTGTGCCGCTACGTGCTCCGCCTGCCACCCGTCGTCGCCATGTCCAGGGACGAGATCGTGGACTGGCTCGGGCCCACCCTCCAGCGCTATCTCCTGGAATAA
- a CDS encoding FAD-dependent oxidoreductase yields MEVEMLPTSTDVLVIGAGPTGLTVAVSLAGQGFDVTVVDNQAAGDNTSRAAVVHARTLEVLEPLGVAGRLAAQGIQAPRFTIKDRDRALVPVRFDTLPTRYPYTLMVSQAVTERTLLERLTELGGRVARPYTLESLTQDGEAVTAVFAGGATVTAKYAVGADGMHSTVREQAGIGFTGGQYAESFSLADVRLTGGVPDDEVILYFSPAGLVVVAPLPDGTHRIVATVDEAPAEPDAAFVQALLDSRGPERDRAVVREVVWGSRFRVHHRVADAYRAGRVVLAGDAAHVHSPAGGQGMNTGIQDATALGEALLGALKGDQGALDAYAAARRPVAEQVVAFAGRLTRLATVDKRLRPVRNLVLRTLARVPAFRRGLAWRLSGLIYR; encoded by the coding sequence ATGGAGGTCGAGATGCTCCCCACCAGCACGGACGTTCTCGTCATCGGCGCAGGCCCGACCGGCCTCACCGTCGCCGTCTCCCTCGCCGGGCAGGGGTTCGACGTGACCGTCGTCGACAACCAGGCGGCCGGTGACAACACCTCGCGGGCCGCGGTGGTCCACGCCAGGACGCTCGAAGTCCTGGAGCCCCTCGGGGTCGCCGGGCGGCTGGCCGCCCAGGGCATCCAGGCCCCCCGGTTCACGATCAAGGACCGTGACAGGGCCCTCGTGCCGGTGCGGTTCGACACGCTCCCGACGCGCTACCCCTACACGCTGATGGTCTCCCAGGCGGTGACCGAGCGGACCCTGCTGGAGCGCCTCACCGAGCTGGGCGGCCGGGTCGCCAGGCCGTACACGCTGGAGAGCCTCACCCAGGACGGTGAGGCCGTGACCGCGGTCTTCGCCGGCGGCGCCACCGTCACCGCGAAGTACGCGGTGGGCGCGGACGGCATGCACAGCACGGTCCGCGAGCAGGCGGGCATCGGCTTCACCGGCGGACAGTACGCCGAGTCGTTCAGCCTGGCCGACGTGCGGCTCACCGGCGGCGTGCCCGATGACGAGGTCATCCTCTACTTCTCGCCCGCCGGGCTGGTCGTGGTGGCCCCGCTGCCCGACGGCACCCACCGGATCGTGGCCACCGTGGACGAGGCGCCGGCCGAGCCCGACGCGGCCTTCGTCCAGGCGCTGTTGGACAGCCGGGGGCCTGAGCGGGACCGGGCCGTGGTGCGCGAGGTCGTCTGGGGATCGCGGTTCCGGGTCCACCACCGGGTGGCCGACGCCTACCGCGCCGGGCGGGTGGTGCTGGCGGGCGACGCCGCGCACGTCCACAGCCCCGCAGGGGGCCAGGGAATGAACACCGGCATCCAGGACGCCACCGCCCTCGGTGAGGCCCTCCTCGGCGCTCTGAAGGGCGATCAGGGCGCTCTGGACGCCTACGCGGCGGCCCGCCGCCCCGTGGCGGAGCAGGTCGTCGCCTTCGCCGGGCGGCTCACCCGGCTGGCCACCGTGGACAAGCGTCTGCGGCCGGTCCGGAACCTGGTCCTGCGGACCCTGGCGCGTGTCCCCGCCTTCCGCCGCGGCCTGGCCTGGCGGCTGTCGGGCCTGATCTACCGGTGA
- a CDS encoding cold-shock protein yields MAQGTVKWFNAEKGFGFIAPDGGAPDVFVHFSEIQGSGYRSLEDGQRVEFEITQGQKGPQASQVRAV; encoded by the coding sequence ATGGCTCAGGGAACCGTCAAGTGGTTCAACGCTGAAAAGGGCTTCGGCTTCATCGCACCGGACGGCGGTGCACCGGACGTGTTCGTGCACTTCTCCGAGATCCAGGGCAGCGGCTACCGCAGCCTTGAGGACGGTCAGCGTGTCGAGTTCGAGATCACGCAGGGCCAGAAGGGTCCGCAGGCCTCGCAGGTCCGCGCCGTCTGA
- a CDS encoding HAD family hydrolase — MGCPRLVATDLDGTALRSDGTVSPRTAAAFARVESAGATLIFVTGRPPRWMHAVAGAVRHRGLAICANGALVYDLHTEQIVKSHLIPPDVLEEVVRRLREKVPELAFSVEYEGGFAHESDFRLGGWDGKAVAGLRVGTATLISRPCAKLLALHPRMDPDILQETVYGLVGDLVTPTHSSGRALIEMSAHGVTKASALATLAEGREITSAEVIAFGDMPNDLPMLRWAGTSYAVANAHAEVLAAVDHVTAANNDDGVARVLEDLYR, encoded by the coding sequence ATGGGATGCCCCCGCCTCGTCGCCACTGATCTCGACGGCACCGCCCTGCGCTCGGACGGCACCGTCTCACCCCGTACCGCGGCCGCCTTCGCCCGTGTGGAGAGCGCCGGAGCTACGCTGATCTTCGTGACCGGCCGGCCGCCCCGGTGGATGCACGCGGTCGCGGGAGCCGTACGCCATAGAGGGCTGGCCATATGCGCCAACGGTGCCCTTGTCTACGACCTGCACACCGAGCAGATCGTCAAATCACACCTCATCCCCCCAGATGTGCTTGAAGAGGTCGTGAGACGGCTCCGCGAAAAGGTTCCCGAGCTGGCGTTCTCAGTGGAATACGAAGGCGGATTCGCCCACGAATCGGACTTCCGTCTCGGTGGCTGGGACGGTAAGGCGGTCGCCGGACTCCGCGTCGGGACGGCCACGCTCATCTCGCGGCCGTGCGCCAAGCTCCTGGCGCTGCACCCCCGGATGGACCCCGACATCCTCCAGGAGACGGTCTACGGGCTGGTCGGCGACCTGGTCACGCCCACCCACTCCAGCGGCCGCGCCCTGATCGAGATGAGCGCGCACGGCGTGACGAAGGCCTCGGCGCTGGCCACCCTGGCCGAGGGCCGGGAGATCACGTCGGCCGAGGTGATCGCGTTCGGGGACATGCCCAACGACCTGCCGATGCTGCGGTGGGCGGGCACTTCCTACGCCGTCGCCAACGCCCACGCCGAGGTGCTGGCCGCGGTCGATCACGTGACCGCGGCCAACAACGACGACGGGGTCGCCAGAGTCCTTGAGGATCTTTACAGGTAG